In Camelus ferus isolate YT-003-E chromosome 21, BCGSAC_Cfer_1.0, whole genome shotgun sequence, the DNA window AACAAATCACAATATGGTGAATGTATTTCCATAATACCTATGTGACAAAAAATTAtacctagaaatattaaaaatgcctATAATTCAATCAGAAGACAAATGATTCAGTCAAAAACTTGGAGAGACATTCCAATCAGAAATGGATGAAAGGTTTGAAAAGGCACTCcactaaagaaaatatacagatggacAATATACAAGCAAAAATATATTCAGCATCTTTCAGCAAGGAAAGCGACAAGTACATACTATGTGGTTCTACTCATGAAATTCTAGTCTGTCAAACAAAGTTTTAGTGACAGAAGCAATCATTGGTTTCCCAGGCCTGGTGGTGGTACAGGGGACTAACAAGGAAGGGCATGAAGGAAAATCTGGGTGTGATGCAAATGATTTACATTTTGATCATGGTGCCATTTACGGAGATACACATTTATCAAAACATATCAGACTACGTACGTCAAATGGGTGTGTTCATTGTattaaattatgcctcaatattTTTGGTTAAGAGAGGAAGTATAAACAAATGGAACTCACACCATAAATAAAAGCTAAGGCTATAAAACTTCCAGGTGCAAATGTAGGGGAAGGTTTATTTAAACTTGGCTTACGAAAATGTTTCTTAGACactaagcattaaaaaaaaaaaaaaaacaaaactgtagctaaatttaatcaaaatttaaaagctcaTTCTCATTAAAAGGCATTCCTGAGAAAACAGATATGCAAGCTACAGACGTGGGGACACTATTCACAATACATATGTCTCATAAACAGCTTTAGTCCAGTACATATGAATAGCTACTGGAATTCACTAATTTAAAGACAGTTTTGTTACAATGTGCAGAAGACTAGGACAATTTACTTAAAAGATATATGAATagttaataaaataacaataattcttCAACATAATTTGGTACCAggttaacacaaaataaaactaaatgagatactactatttaccccactagaatggctactacatttttaaaactctcgTAGTACCACAAGTTGGAAAGCATATGACGCAACTCATGGGGGTGTTATGTGGCACATCCACTACAGAAAACATTTGGGCAGCATCTTCTAGAGTTAAAGATTTATCTACCCAGACACATAACAGAGAAGAATGAAAGTCTATGTCCAAAAAGACTTTCACAAATATGTTCATGGCaggtttattcataataaccaataATTGGCAACAAATTAAATGCttatcaacagataaatgaataaatatattttgcatattcatACGGGGGAATCctacaaagcaataaaaagaacaaagtactaTGGATATATATATTCTctgtatgttatttttatatataattaaatattattcagtgataacaAGGAAATTCTGCCTTTTGCAACAATACGAATGGATCACGAATGcatcatgctaagtaaaataagtcagactgagaaaggcaaatactgacAGTCTCACttgtacgtggaatctaaaaggcTGAATTCATAGAAATGGAGAATGGAATGGTGATTATCaggggctgggcagtgggagaAATTGGGAGATATTGGacaaaggatacaaacttccagttattagaagatgaataaactctggggatataatgtatagCATGTTGGCTATaattaacaatactatattgtgtAGTTGAAAGTTGCTGAAAAAGTGTACTTAAATGCtctcaccatacacacacacacccacacacacacaaacacacacaggtaTTTTTATGTGAGATGAGGGAAGTGTTAAACCAACTTTAGAGGggtaatcatttcataacataTAAGCATATCAAATTTAgcttgtacaccttaaacttacacacaTCATATGTCAATATCTCTCAATAGAGTTGCAAAAGAAATCAATACTGTGTTATCTCAAGGTAGGGAGTCAACTAGGAAGTGGcataaaataatttgcaaataacaaaaatatacttcTTGATTGATGTGGTGGTGAAATGTGCGAATGCATTTGTAAAACTCACAAATAACTtacacttaaaatagttaaatttaatttatgtaaaCTATCCCTTAATTTAAAAGTGAGATAAGGAAAAATGTGAATCTGAAGGGAAATTAAGACTCCcaaagccacatttaaaaaaatcaaatcaacaaAATATACTCAAGGAACTCAAAATACAATATTAAACATTATGAaagagaaagtagagaaaaagaccaaccttttctccttttctcctaatAACAGGagaacaacaagaacaaaagacAACTTCCAATGGCAACAGCTTAAGAGAACACCAGCCGAAACAGGAAAAGCTCACAGGCTCCAACTGAGTCGAATACTTTCTTTTGACAACACAAGAGGGCGCCCTACAGTTACAAAACAAGGAATACTATGCTAGACCAGCCTCCCCTTGTAAGAATGCAAGAAAATCAATCTCACGTAAACATGAACCCAGAAAAAGAGCATGCTCAGAtcccatataaagttattacaagggaaaagaaaaaacagcagaaCACCATCCTTATAGGAAATAACTGTGCCCATATAGTGAAAACCAAAATGCACCATACAGACTCTCCTTCAAGTAAAGGACTTGCTGCCCCAGCTGATGGcagtgctgggggtgggcaggcttCAGCTGTCTGACTCTTCAGACATTTGGGCAGCAACACAGACACCTCACCCAAAGTACCACCCTTTCCCAGAGCAGCCCACACCCAAACACGGATTGATGCAGTTTTATAAACTCGTGCCCATCTTGGCTCAACTCAGGACACGTCTGAATGGTCATTGCACCACAGAGCTCACCATTGGGCCAGCTGAGCCTGTCACTAAGAGTGCCTTCAGcttgccttctctccctgcccagtACTTCCCCCTCATTCCATAGTGTTAACCCCATGCATTTATTAATAAACATCGTACATGCCAGCCTCTCTCAGAGCGTCCTTCCCAGGGAACACAATCTGCAAAAGCCTGAAAGGTATATtcacaaaacagatgaaaactaACCAGATAtttcataagaaaagaaaagaaatttaagaagtgTAGAATATGTGAAATACCAGCAAAGATGAGAATTCAAAACAATTCAGTTGTGAGTGGTTGGAGGAAGAAAAGTTTtggaaggagaagaaatacaTCAGGAAGCAGCTAGATATGAAAGAAAAACCATTTCATAAGTGGAGTGTAAACCTGGAGGAAAATAAGACGGAGCAAACATGATGGACAAGGCCATAACAGAACAGTAGAtacaaggagagaggaaaaaaatagagaaaaagataaaaacaattcTAGAGAATGCATTTTCTAGTATTCTGTTGTTAGTTACAAAGTTTGCAGTCAGGCAAATACTAAAGCATGACATTAGAAGCCACAAGTGTTGTTTCTgttggaaaacagagaaagagtaATACGgtgtttgtaatattttatttgtgacCCCTTCGTgttcattttgtaataatttattgATATGCCAATCATGATTTGTACactttctttctgtgtgttttgtttccataaaaaatgcacataatatACTGTTCTTTCACAGAGGTGATGTATTTTATATGAccaaattacttttaatattttctattctatgcatttttatatatttcctttgaGAATTTTTTGCTCTTATGTTTTGATCTCTGGGTTTCAAGTTCAAGTCTTCTTTCAATGTCTGGCAATCCTCAGATGTTCAGATGTAGTCCAGACTATGGCACGAAAAAGCTTGCCAAAAGCTCTCTGTACGTGGGTGTCCGTTGTGAACTTGCGGGCTGCAATGCAGGAGAGTCAGGCAGAACAACATTACTCAATTTGCGGAGGTGACCCCTAACTTGCAGTCACTTGCCACAGAAAGAAATCCTTCTACTCCCCAGTGGAATTGTTTAAGGCTGGCCGTCAACCTTCCGGGGTCTGAGTGCGAGAAATGAGCTGGTGATGCCCCATGCTACCAGGGCAGTTAGATTCAAGCCTCTGTTTTAGGGACAGCTCCTCACGTTTGCCCCAGTTCTGCCTGGTACGTCTAGCCTGGAACTCCTCTGGTTTAACTGCCATTAAAAATGTCTCCAATTTCATCCTGGCGTGGACGAAATATAAAGTAATGCTTCTCAGATGACAGTTTACAATATGTGAGCTCCTTGTTACTGACTTTGACAAGATGGGTTTAGGAGTTGAATGCAAGTATTAAGCAACTATTATAGAATTTGATATTTCTGAAACATCTAGTCTGTGGACACATCTCTTGGAACAGAGAATAGAACAGttagatttttcatttcattttctagtaatgcatttttattgtgttttgctgAAGCACTGGCTTGtgataaaatggagaaagaaaactaattGGTCCTTCACTGCAGATGATTCAAGAAGCGCTGACTGAGACGCTGTGTTCCTCATAGAACATTAAATCAATCTTACTCTTTTCAGTGTCATCTGAGAGACTCAATTGTTCAGACACAGTTATGTGCTGTGAATTGGTTTGCTTTTGGTTGGTTTCCCACCTTGTGCAGGTCTATTTTCAGCATTCTTTCTTCTACTTGGAAccattttttgcttgtttctataatttttgtGATATCGTCTGTGTACTGTCCTTTACTGTCAACCTTCTTGATGAGTGCTTTTACGTTTTTTATACTCCTAACATCATTTTGCAACACTTTGGGGCAGAATACATATGTTAAATCCCAACAGGTTTATTTAGAATTAAAGAATACAGATTccataacaaaattaaaaagtcaatattGTTAGAAATATAGTGGAAAGCTACTAATTACAAAGGCAGTGAAGTATTTGGATTCTGCACCACTAAACCATGACAggtcacacatacacaaaacaaataaCGATATCGTATAGTAAAATAGTTTAATTAACAAGATTAAAATATTATCTGTAACATGTATACAAACATTTTAATCCGAATGAAAATATTTCACCAGAAATAATTTGGAAGAAaccaataataaaaattcaataaattctaaaaatagaaCTTATACCAATCACATGCTCTCACTAGCACacaaaaaaaactatttaaatatcagaagttatttaaatatcaacaaagaattatctgtaataaataaatattccattccTTAAAAAATGTTTGGGTAATAAATGACACTTGCAAACctattaggaaggaaaaaaaaaagaacaaaataatggaGATGACCGATGCTGTACTTATAGAGAAATGTAGTAACTTAAATGCCTCAATCATTTGACTAGTAGGAATGAACATAATATTAAAAGGCTTAATCCAAAGACTGAAAAATGGGAGATAGGAATAGaggtaataatttaaaatatgagcacATTACTGATGATTTTATAAACTTTGATTTGGAAAACTAGATAAAAATAACAAGGGAGAATACAGTGACATTTTACCCTGAAAATGGAGGTCACACATGCAATATAAACTTCAGTTTTATTCACtaagctttaaaaagaatattgatAAATGGCAGCATGTGTAGAGGACTGCACACAAGAAGGTAAGGTGTTTGAAATTCAGGTCGCTGGAGTAATGGGAAAGGACCAGATTAGCATCATAACTGTCTTAAACACCTGTGAACCAAAGATTAGACTTACTGTAGGacacaagagagagaaagagtgaaaatCACAGACAGGCAAGTTATCAACTAAAATGAGGGGAAATAACAAAATGAGAGCTGAAAACAACAGGAATGTACATTTTGTGATATCCAGTCAGTGCAGGCTGGCTTCCCTTGGTGATACTGATGAAGGAATATCTGTACAGGTAGATGGTAGACAAGATGACCACCCAAGTCCTTCACTTTCTTGTATTATATACTCAGATGACAAATTTGAAACTGGGAGCTCCTCTTATTAATACATTTAGGGTAGAAGACCATGTAGACATCTTCGTCAGCCTGAGGCCTGAGGCAGGACTGGATGgttattattttctattcatttatatAGTGTATCTTCTGTTACATAAGGAGTGGTTGAAAGGAGTGGTAAGAAAAGGCACCaagaaatatcatttttttttgaaaaccaaagaaataaaaggcccTTGTAGAGATAGGGGCAAAGCCATGATTAATATAATGAGAGTCTTCCATTCTGTGCAGATTTACATGTTACATGTGCATTCTCTTATCTATTAGTTACAAACAAAATCCCTgtgaagtaaaagagaaaaattatattaccctaattttccatatttaaaaatcagatttggagAACACCCATGGTTTTCTTAAAGTCATGACCTAAATAACATCAAGCTTAGTCTTCTAATTGCCATTACAATAACTTTTCCCCCATCATGTCATACTCCAGTATCGATACCACTTTCAGGCCTGAGCACCTCATTTTAAACTGAACATAACCTTAAACAAAGAGGAACAACAGAGATTTGGACTAACAAGCCAATCACAGGACAAGAGATAATGGTTGCTGAGACCCTTTTGAGAACTATctctggaagaagaggaagagtagGAGAGTTATTCTTTAGTAACAGATACTTTCCTATGTCCCTTAATCTTCGCCTCAACCTTCAGGTAAACATATTACTATGTCTGCTTTACTTAAGAGATCATTACAGCCCCACAATGTCAAACAACTCATCCAAGGGCACAGACTTATACAGATAAACAGACTACAAACTTTTATGACTTAAATAGTGAAACATTTGGCCCAAATGTGTGTGTACTGttggaaatgttttcattaaaaagactTAACAGAAAACCTAGTCTTCATAATCATCCTCCGAACAGCCAGCTGTACATCTCTGTTCCTGAGGCTGTATACCATGGGGTTCAACAGTGGGGTGATGACGGTGTAAGTCACTGTCACCAGCCTGTCTGTGCCTGTTGTATACTGGGCTGAGGGTCGCAGGTAGACAGAGGACGCACAGCCGTAGTGAACAATGACCACGATGAGATGAGAGGCACAGGTGGAGAATGCTTTCCGCTTGCCTTCAGCTGATGAGATCTTCAGGACAGTGGAGACAATAAATCCATAAGAGATGCAGATGAAGATCAAAGGCACAACAAGCACCAAGACCCCACAGATAAAGATGATCAGTTCATTGATGTAGGTGTCAGCACAGGCGAGACGGATGACTGCTGAAATATCACAAAAGTAATGATTGACCTTGTTGGAGCCACAGAAAGGGAGGCTAAAGACCAAAGTTGTTCCCGCCAGAGATACTATAAAACCACCAAGAATACAAGTCACTGCCAGTTGCCCACATACCCTCCAGCTCATGAGAATGGCGTAGTGCAAAGGCTGACAGATGGCAGCATAGCGATCATAGCCCATCACTCCCAGAAGCAGGCAATTGGTGACAGCAAAGCCAAGGAAGAAGTACATCTGGAAGACACAACTCATGAAGGAGAGTGTCCTGAGTACAGAGAGCAGATTGATAAGCATCTTGGGCAGGATAACAATTGTGTAGAAGGTCTCAGAGGTGGAAAGGACACCTAGAAAGAAGTACATGGGTGTGTGGAGGCCGTGATCCAAGCAGATGACTGAGATAATAGTGAGGTTTCCACTCAGGATGATCAAATAGAGGCAGATAAAGACCACAAAGAGGACACGCTGCAATTCCCCAAGGCTGGAGAAACCCAGCAGAAGGAACTCGGTAACACAGGAGGAATTGGCCATGGAGCGTTGATCCCACACAGTCAAGTCGATGTGACCGGGTCCAGAGAACTTTGAAAGTGAGAAATTAGGAAGGCTTAACCTTCACAAAGTAGCTAGCACTGTCTGGTTTGAAAGAGAAGGCATGCAAGGATAAAGAAAGATTGTAAACTACTCAGATACTATCCTAAATTATTGTGCACCATACTGCTATTTATCTGCCAATGATTTTAGTAGTGCATATGGGGACAAGTGTTCACATGAAATGTACAAACATTGGCTCAAATAAAGCTTATTCTTCAACCACCTTCCTTTGCAACTTTTATAGTCTCTGCTTAATTTCTGGTAATCTAATcctcaaaaaaaatctttatctatATTAATTATGGCTTTAAGTGGTCATAGTTTTATTCATATTATTGATGCATATATTCCATAAGCAATAACAGTAATATCTGAAGATCCAGTTCCCATCTGCTTTTAATACATTCCTCATCTGGGGCAACATCCATTGAACTGTTCTGTGCTGCTTGTCCTCAAAGCACAGAGTTCTTTTTCATTCCTAACCATATATCCTAGTTCCATACAATCATTCACCAAAATTAATTTGGATTAAAGCTACTGTTACTGACTTAAAGCTAGTGTTATGATTCCTCTACATATTCTTATAGGGTACTAGGTCCAATTTCCCCTTGCAGAAAATGAGTTGCTAGAATAATTTAGCTTTGATTCAGCATTCACCAGTTGCCCATTTGGTCCTATGTCTTCACCTTGACACACCTGACTTGGAGACCCAACAGTCTATCATTGCCAGGATCTATCTGTGAATTCCTGAGTAGGAAGTCTCAGGCACTTTCCCTAAGGCCTCTTACATGGTTATTATTGCTGGtaatagattatatatttttaattaaaatattattatcctCTTCAACCTCACACCCAAATGTGTTCCTTTACCTGGATtctgtatctcaataaagtttcAAAAGCCTCTTAGTCATCCAAGCTGTAAATTTCTGAGACATGTATAAACACATGAAACTCTCAGCCTCCAATCTGCTTTGTTCTGTAATACTTCTAGGGTCCATTTATTCTTTCCTGCCAGAAATTAGCTCTTACTTGGACTGACCCAAATCATTATAAATGGATCCTCTGGATTCTATCTCATCCCACTCTAATTTACCCTCCATAATGGCCACAGAGCTGTACTTCTATAGGACAAATCTTTCCCTATTAACAAAACTAAATAACCCACAATGATCTATAAAGTCAAAACAACTACAGTCTTTCACACTTTTCCCAAATGTAGCCTTCTACTCATGACTGCCACTATAGAGTCCATGGCATACACTTTAGCACTGA includes these proteins:
- the LOC102517478 gene encoding olfactory receptor 10R2, with amino-acid sequence MANSSCVTEFLLLGFSSLGELQRVLFVVFICLYLIILSGNLTIISVICLDHGLHTPMYFFLGVLSTSETFYTIVILPKMLINLLSVLRTLSFMSCVFQMYFFLGFAVTNCLLLGVMGYDRYAAICQPLHYAILMSWRVCGQLAVTCILGGFIVSLAGTTLVFSLPFCGSNKVNHYFCDISAVIRLACADTYINELIIFICGVLVLVVPLIFICISYGFIVSTVLKISSAEGKRKAFSTCASHLIVVIVHYGCASSVYLRPSAQYTTGTDRLVTVTYTVITPLLNPMVYSLRNRDVQLAVRRMIMKTRFSVKSF